The Paenibacillus uliginis N3/975 genome has a window encoding:
- a CDS encoding alpha-L-fucosidase, with translation MNPRFNRTATLMNDRFGLFIHWGLYAISARGEWVRSQERISNEQYQSYFEEFDPSRYDPRSWAKAAKAAGQKYAVMTTKHHDGFCLFDSKLTEYKATNTPAGRDLIREYVDAFREEGIAVGFYYSIIDWYHDDYPAYGDRIHPMRGVESFKDKEQDFNRYLDYMHGQVKELLTNYGTIDIMWFDFSYDDMTGEKWRATELMETIRSLQPDIVIDNRLGGNIMAAEPEVYAGDFYSPEQIIPPRGIVNELGEPVPWEACITLNGNWGYHATDNAYKSPRQVVRALVECVSKNGNLLLNVGPDAEGEIPQESLEILSKVGEWIRRNGDSIYGCGIAELDKPEWGRYTQRGNKLYAHVFDRGIGPIYFQGLKGRIKKARLLSDGSELRVETPWMAEQYSDTGSGAFIHLAGGELPDELDTVIELELIDNESAAQGGEQS, from the coding sequence ATGAATCCGAGATTTAATAGAACCGCTACGCTCATGAACGACCGTTTCGGGCTGTTTATTCACTGGGGACTGTACGCCATATCGGCAAGAGGAGAATGGGTAAGGAGCCAGGAGCGCATCTCAAATGAACAATATCAGTCTTATTTCGAGGAATTTGATCCATCACGCTATGATCCGCGCAGCTGGGCAAAGGCCGCAAAAGCCGCAGGTCAGAAATACGCGGTAATGACAACCAAGCATCATGATGGCTTCTGCCTGTTTGACAGCAAGCTGACGGAATACAAGGCGACTAACACACCTGCGGGAAGAGATTTGATTCGGGAATACGTTGATGCATTCCGTGAGGAAGGCATTGCCGTCGGATTTTATTACTCTATCATCGACTGGTATCATGACGACTATCCGGCCTACGGTGACCGCATTCACCCGATGCGCGGGGTTGAGTCTTTCAAAGATAAGGAACAAGATTTCAATCGCTATCTAGACTATATGCATGGTCAAGTGAAAGAACTGCTAACGAATTATGGGACAATCGATATCATGTGGTTTGATTTCTCTTATGACGATATGACCGGAGAAAAATGGCGGGCGACAGAGCTGATGGAAACGATCCGATCCTTGCAGCCGGATATTGTCATTGATAACCGGCTCGGCGGTAACATTATGGCAGCTGAACCGGAAGTATATGCTGGTGATTTTTATTCACCTGAACAGATTATTCCTCCTCGCGGGATTGTGAATGAGCTTGGAGAGCCCGTACCTTGGGAGGCATGCATTACGCTGAACGGAAACTGGGGTTACCATGCCACTGACAATGCATATAAGTCACCACGCCAGGTTGTAAGGGCACTAGTGGAATGTGTCAGCAAGAACGGAAACCTGCTGCTGAATGTCGGACCCGATGCGGAAGGGGAAATACCTCAGGAATCACTTGAGATTTTATCCAAGGTCGGCGAATGGATACGCCGTAATGGAGACAGCATTTATGGCTGCGGAATAGCGGAGCTGGATAAGCCGGAATGGGGGCGTTATACACAGCGGGGAAATAAGTTGTATGCCCACGTCTTTGATCGCGGCATTGGCCCTATTTATTTCCAGGGATTGAAGGGAAGAATCAAAAAAGCGCGTCTGCTCTCGGACGGAAGTGAGCTTCGAGTGGAGACGCCTTGGATGGCGGAGCAGTATTCCGACACGGGAAGCGGTGCTTTTATCCACCTGGCTGGCGGAGAACTTCCGGATGAGCTGGATACTGTCATCGAACTCGAACTGATCGATAATGAGTCTGCTGCTCAGGGCGGTGAACAGTCATGA